The following are encoded together in the Triticum dicoccoides isolate Atlit2015 ecotype Zavitan chromosome 6B, WEW_v2.0, whole genome shotgun sequence genome:
- the LOC119326314 gene encoding aminopeptidase M1-A, which yields MAAEQSAEHFRGQARLPGFAAPRRYDLRLTPDLAACTFAGSVSVSVDVAAPTRFLVLNAADLDVAPGDVHFAPKGSGQVLLPVEVTSALEDEILIIRFNEVLPLGEGTLVIAFQGTLNDKMKGFYRSVYELNGEKKNMAVTQFEPADARRCFPCWDEPSFKAVFKITLEVPSETVALSNMPVVEEKVNGPTKIVYFQESPIMSTYLVAVIVGMFDYVEAFTADGTSVRVYTQVGKSAQGKFALEVAVKTLILFKEYFAVPYPLPKMDMIAIPDFASGAMENYGLVTYRETALLFDERHSAAANKQRVAVVVAHELAHQWFGNLVTMEWWTHLWLNEGFATWVSYLAADRFFPEWNVWIQFLEESTTGFRLDALAGSHPIEVDVNHVDEIDEIFDAISYRKGAAVIRMLQSYLGAEIFQKSLAAYIKRFAYSNAKTEDLWAALEEGSGEPVKTLMHSWTKQQGYPVVSVKLKDGKLELEQTQFLSSGSEGVGQWVVPITLCCCSYSVQQKFLFRGKQEDFNLSGLVECQKKDDFWIKLNVDQTGFYRVSYDEELASRLRHAVETNILSAADRYGVLDDTYALCMAGKQKLVTLLHLIAAYKNETEYTVLAHAINTSLSIYEMMAVAAPEELVNMKKFLIDFLEPFAQRVGWDAKSGEGHLNALLRGTLLSALAELGHQSTIDEAVRRFNVFLEDRETPLLPPDVRKAAYVALMQTVNKSNKSGYESLLKIYRETDLSQEKVRVLGSLASSPDPDVVREALNFLLSSEVRNQDCIFVLRGVTAAAHEVAWTWLKENWDYIAETFTGHLLTYFITVTVSPLATDEKGDEAEEFFKSRTKASIARTVKQSIERVRIKAKWVKSTKGEADLGNVLKQLAHKH from the exons GTGTTACTTCCTGTGGAGGTTACCAGTGCACTGGAGGATGAGATCTTGATTATTCGCTTCAATGAAGTGCTTCCTCTTGGGGAGGGAACGTTGGTAATTGCATTCCAAGGAACTTTGAATGATAAGATGAAGGGTTTTTACAGAAG TGTGTATGAGCTCAATGGGGAGAAGAAGAACATGGCTGTAACCCAGTTTGAACCTGCTGATGCAAGGCGCTGCTTCCCATGCTGGGATGAACCGTCTTTCAAG GctgtattcaaaattactcttgaAGTTCCGTCTGAGACCGTTGCTTTGTCAAATATGCCAGTTGTTGAAGAGAAGGTTAATGGTCCTACAAAAATTGTCTACTTTCAAGAATCACCGATAATGTCAACATACCTTGTGGCCGTTATTGTCGGCATGTTCGACTATGTAGAAGCTTTCACAGCGGATG GTACTAGTGTTCGTGTTTACACACAGGTTGGTAAGAGTGCCCAGGGGAAGTTTGCGCTAGAGGTTGCTGTGAAGACACTGATCCTCTTCAAGGA GTACTTTGCTGTGCCATATCCTCTCCCAAAAATGGACATGATTGCCATTCCTGATTTTGCTTCTGGAGCGATGGAGAACTATGGCTTAGTTACATACCGTGAAACAGCTTTGCTATTTGATGAGCGACACTCTGCAGCTGCTAATAAACAAAGG GTTGCAGTTGTTGTTGCACATGAATTAGCTCACCAGTGGTTTGGAAATCTTGTGACTATGGAATGGTGGACACACCTATGGCTTAACGAAGGTTTTGCAACATGG GTATCCTACTTAGCTGCAGATCGTTTCTTTCCAGAATGGAATGTTTGGATTCAGTTTCTAGAGGAATCTACAACAGGTTTCAGGTTGGATGCCCTTGCAGGGTCACATCCAATTGAG GTTGATGTAAATCATGTTGATGAAATAGATGAGATATTTGATGCTATAAGCTATAGGAAAGGAGCTGCTGTTATCCGAATGTTGCAAAGCTACCTTGGGGCTGAGATCTTCCAG AAATCACTGGCTGCATATATCAAAAGGTTCGCATATTCAAATGCCAAGACAGAGGACTTGTGGGCTGCCCTCGAAGAGGGGTCTGGTGAGCCAGTGAAAACATTAATGCACTCATGGACAAAGCAGCAAGGTTATCCTGTTGTCAGCGTAAAACTCAAGGATGGAAAGCTAGAGCTGGAGCAG ACACAGTTCCTGTCAAGTGGGTCTGAAGGAGTTGGGCAATGGGTGGTTCCCATCACACTATGCTGCTGTTCATACTCAGTTCAGCAAAAGTTCCTTTTCCGTGGAAAACAGGAGGATTTCAATTTGTCAGGGCTCGTAGAATGCCAAAAGAAAGATGATTTCTGGATTAAACTTAATGTCGATCAGACTGGTTTCTATAGAGTGAGTTATGACGAGGAACTTGCATCCCGACTTAGGCATGCAGTTGAGACCAATATACTGAGTGCAGCAGACAGATACG GTGTACTTGATGACACCTATGCCCTCTGTATGGCTGGTAAACAGAAGCTGGTCACGTTGCTGCATTTGATTGCTGCGTACAAGAATGAGACTGAGTATACTGTGCTTGCACATGCCATCAAC ACAAGCCTGAGCATATATGAGATGATGGCCGTTGCTGCACCTGAGGAGTTGGTTAATATGAAGAAGTTCCTAATTGACTTCCTTGAGCCATTCGCACA GAGAGTTGGCTGGGATGCCAAGAGTGGGGAGGGTCACCTGAATGCACTGTTAAGAGGTACCCTCTTATCTGCTCTAGCGGAACTAGGCCATCAGTCTACCATAGACGAGGCTGTCCGTCGATTTAATGTCTTTCTGGAAGACAGAGAGACGCCACTCCTCCCACCAGATGTCCGAAAG GCTGCATATGTTGCACTGATGCAGACCGTGAACAAGTCAAACAAAAGTGGGTATGAATCTCTCCTGAAGATTTACAGGGAAACTGATCTGAGCCAGGAAAAAGTCCGTGTGCTTG GTTCTTTGGCATCGTCCCCTGACCCTGATGTTGTTCGTGAAGCGCTGAATTTCCTGCTATCGTCTGAG GTAAGGAATCAGGATTGCATATTTGTGCTCCGCGGAGTGACTGCAGCAGCGCATGAGGTGGCATGGACATGGTTGAAG GAAAACTGGGACTACATAGCAGAGACCTTCACTGGACACCTGCTCACCTATTTCATCACCGTCACTGTCTCACCG CTCGCCACGGACGAGAAGGGTGACGAGGCAGAGGAGTTCTTCAAGAGCAGGACCAAGGCGAGCATCGCGAGGACGGTGAAGCAGAGCATCGAGAGGGTGAGGATCAAGGCCAAGTGGGTCAAGAGCACCAAGGGCGAGGCCGACCTCGGCAATGTTCTCAAGCAGCTCGCTCACAAGCATTGA